A single Garra rufa chromosome 9, GarRuf1.0, whole genome shotgun sequence DNA region contains:
- the LOC141343110 gene encoding leukocyte elastase inhibitor-like isoform X3 has translation MEILSAANTQFSLNLFKKIRKGDASKNVFYSPISISSALAMVSLGAKGNTAAQMFKGLFFPKMEQIHSSFNQLMSELNKEGVPYALSLANRLYGEQSYYFVEKFLNDAKRYYEAGLEKVDFIKESDAVRVDINKWVEKNTQEKIKNLLPNGSINELTRLVLVNAIYFKGNWEKKFSKDATVDGQFKLSKTQTKPVKMMRQKSTFPMASIPEMNSQVLELPYYGKDLSMLIILPNEIKDKTTGLQKLEKALTYEKLMEWTKPRKMRQEEVQVSLPRFKMEETYDMKSLLISMGMEDVFDEMKVNLSGMSPNNDLVLTKVIHKAFVEVNEEGTEAAAATGFVARVMCLTIPEVFNADHPFLFFIRHNPTKSILFYGRYCSP, from the exons ATGGAGATTTTGTCTGCAGCAAACACACAGTTCTCTCTAAACCTGTTTAAGAAGATCAGGAAAGGAGATGCATCAAAAAATGTGTTCTACTCTCCAATCAGCATCTCCTCGGCTCTGGCCATGGTGTCACTCGGAGCAAAAGGAAACACAGCTGCACAGATGTTTAAG GGTTTGTTTTTCCCAAAAATG GAGCAAATTCATTCCAGCTTCAACCAGCTCATGAGTGAACTGAACAAAGAAGGAGTCCCGTATGCATTGAGTCTTGCCAACCGCCTCTACGGGGAGCAATCCTACTACTTTGTTGAG AAATTCCTTAATGATGCAAAAAGATACTATGAAGCCGGACTGGAGAAGGTGGACTTCATAAAGGAATCAGATGCTGTACGTGTCGACATCAACAAATGGGTGGAGAAAAACACTCAAG AAAAGATCAAGAACTTGCTCCCGAACGGATCCATCAATGAATTGACGAGACTGGTCTTGGTGAACGCCATCTACTTCAAGGGGAACTGGGAGAAGAAATTCTCAAAGGATGCCACCGTAGATGGTCAGTTCAAGCTGAGCAAG ACTCAAACTAAACCAGTGAAGATGATGCGACAGAAGTCAACGTTTCCTATGGCCTCTATCCCAGAGATGAACAGTCAGGTTCTGGAGCTGCCGTATTATGGGAAGGATCTCAGTATGTTGATCATCCTTCCTAATGAGATTAAAGACAAAACCACTGGCCTTCAGAAG CTTGAAAAGGCACTGACCTACGAGAAGCTCATGGAGTGGACCAAACCCAGAAAGATGCGTCAAGAAGAAGTTCAAGTATCTCTGCCCAGATTCAAGATGGAGGAAACCTATGACATGAAGAGTCTTCTGATCAGCATGGGAATGGAGGATGTGTTCGATGAAATGAAGGTGAATCTTTCAGGCATGTCGCCCAACAACGACCTGGTGCTGACGAAGGTGATTCATAAAGCCTTTGTCGAAGTAAACGAGGAAGGAACCGAAGCGGCTGCAGCCACCGGCTTTGTTGCGAGGGTAATGTGTCTGACGATCCCAGAGGTCTTTAACGCAGATCATCCGTTCCTCTTCTTCATCCGACACAATCCAACCAAGAGCATTCTGTTTTATGGACGCTACTGTTCTCCATGA
- the LOC141343110 gene encoding leukocyte elastase inhibitor-like isoform X2, which produces MEILSAANTQFSLNLFKKIRKGDASKNVFYSPISISSALAMVSLGAKGNTAAQMFKPAHGQKPEEQIHSSFNQLMSELNKEGVPYALSLANRLYGEQSYYFVEKFLNDAKRYYEAGLEKVDFIKESDAVRVDINKWVEKNTQEKIKNLLPNGSINELTRLVLVNAIYFKGNWEKKFSKDATVDGQFKLSKTQTKPVKMMRQKSTFPMASIPEMNSQVLELPYYGKDLSMLIILPNEIKDKTTGLQKLEKALTYEKLMEWTKPRKMRQEEVQVSLPRFKMEETYDMKSLLISMGMEDVFDEMKVNLSGMSPNNDLVLTKVIHKAFVEVNEEGTEAAAATGFVARVMCLTIPEVFNADHPFLFFIRHNPTKSILFYGRYCSP; this is translated from the exons ATGGAGATTTTGTCTGCAGCAAACACACAGTTCTCTCTAAACCTGTTTAAGAAGATCAGGAAAGGAGATGCATCAAAAAATGTGTTCTACTCTCCAATCAGCATCTCCTCGGCTCTGGCCATGGTGTCACTCGGAGCAAAAGGAAACACAGCTGCACAGATGTTTAAG CCTGCACATGGACAAAAACCTGAGGAGCAAATTCATTCCAGCTTCAACCAGCTCATGAGTGAACTGAACAAAGAAGGAGTCCCGTATGCATTGAGTCTTGCCAACCGCCTCTACGGGGAGCAATCCTACTACTTTGTTGAG AAATTCCTTAATGATGCAAAAAGATACTATGAAGCCGGACTGGAGAAGGTGGACTTCATAAAGGAATCAGATGCTGTACGTGTCGACATCAACAAATGGGTGGAGAAAAACACTCAAG AAAAGATCAAGAACTTGCTCCCGAACGGATCCATCAATGAATTGACGAGACTGGTCTTGGTGAACGCCATCTACTTCAAGGGGAACTGGGAGAAGAAATTCTCAAAGGATGCCACCGTAGATGGTCAGTTCAAGCTGAGCAAG ACTCAAACTAAACCAGTGAAGATGATGCGACAGAAGTCAACGTTTCCTATGGCCTCTATCCCAGAGATGAACAGTCAGGTTCTGGAGCTGCCGTATTATGGGAAGGATCTCAGTATGTTGATCATCCTTCCTAATGAGATTAAAGACAAAACCACTGGCCTTCAGAAG CTTGAAAAGGCACTGACCTACGAGAAGCTCATGGAGTGGACCAAACCCAGAAAGATGCGTCAAGAAGAAGTTCAAGTATCTCTGCCCAGATTCAAGATGGAGGAAACCTATGACATGAAGAGTCTTCTGATCAGCATGGGAATGGAGGATGTGTTCGATGAAATGAAGGTGAATCTTTCAGGCATGTCGCCCAACAACGACCTGGTGCTGACGAAGGTGATTCATAAAGCCTTTGTCGAAGTAAACGAGGAAGGAACCGAAGCGGCTGCAGCCACCGGCTTTGTTGCGAGGGTAATGTGTCTGACGATCCCAGAGGTCTTTAACGCAGATCATCCGTTCCTCTTCTTCATCCGACACAATCCAACCAAGAGCATTCTGTTTTATGGACGCTACTGTTCTCCATGA
- the LOC141343110 gene encoding leukocyte elastase inhibitor-like isoform X1 — protein sequence MEILSAANTQFSLNLFKKIRKGDASKNVFYSPISISSALAMVSLGAKGNTAAQMFKVLGFNSPAQPAHGQKPEEQIHSSFNQLMSELNKEGVPYALSLANRLYGEQSYYFVEKFLNDAKRYYEAGLEKVDFIKESDAVRVDINKWVEKNTQEKIKNLLPNGSINELTRLVLVNAIYFKGNWEKKFSKDATVDGQFKLSKTQTKPVKMMRQKSTFPMASIPEMNSQVLELPYYGKDLSMLIILPNEIKDKTTGLQKLEKALTYEKLMEWTKPRKMRQEEVQVSLPRFKMEETYDMKSLLISMGMEDVFDEMKVNLSGMSPNNDLVLTKVIHKAFVEVNEEGTEAAAATGFVARVMCLTIPEVFNADHPFLFFIRHNPTKSILFYGRYCSP from the exons ATGGAGATTTTGTCTGCAGCAAACACACAGTTCTCTCTAAACCTGTTTAAGAAGATCAGGAAAGGAGATGCATCAAAAAATGTGTTCTACTCTCCAATCAGCATCTCCTCGGCTCTGGCCATGGTGTCACTCGGAGCAAAAGGAAACACAGCTGCACAGATGTTTAAG GTCCTGGGTTTTAACAGTCCTGCTCAGCCTGCACATGGACAAAAACCTGAGGAGCAAATTCATTCCAGCTTCAACCAGCTCATGAGTGAACTGAACAAAGAAGGAGTCCCGTATGCATTGAGTCTTGCCAACCGCCTCTACGGGGAGCAATCCTACTACTTTGTTGAG AAATTCCTTAATGATGCAAAAAGATACTATGAAGCCGGACTGGAGAAGGTGGACTTCATAAAGGAATCAGATGCTGTACGTGTCGACATCAACAAATGGGTGGAGAAAAACACTCAAG AAAAGATCAAGAACTTGCTCCCGAACGGATCCATCAATGAATTGACGAGACTGGTCTTGGTGAACGCCATCTACTTCAAGGGGAACTGGGAGAAGAAATTCTCAAAGGATGCCACCGTAGATGGTCAGTTCAAGCTGAGCAAG ACTCAAACTAAACCAGTGAAGATGATGCGACAGAAGTCAACGTTTCCTATGGCCTCTATCCCAGAGATGAACAGTCAGGTTCTGGAGCTGCCGTATTATGGGAAGGATCTCAGTATGTTGATCATCCTTCCTAATGAGATTAAAGACAAAACCACTGGCCTTCAGAAG CTTGAAAAGGCACTGACCTACGAGAAGCTCATGGAGTGGACCAAACCCAGAAAGATGCGTCAAGAAGAAGTTCAAGTATCTCTGCCCAGATTCAAGATGGAGGAAACCTATGACATGAAGAGTCTTCTGATCAGCATGGGAATGGAGGATGTGTTCGATGAAATGAAGGTGAATCTTTCAGGCATGTCGCCCAACAACGACCTGGTGCTGACGAAGGTGATTCATAAAGCCTTTGTCGAAGTAAACGAGGAAGGAACCGAAGCGGCTGCAGCCACCGGCTTTGTTGCGAGGGTAATGTGTCTGACGATCCCAGAGGTCTTTAACGCAGATCATCCGTTCCTCTTCTTCATCCGACACAATCCAACCAAGAGCATTCTGTTTTATGGACGCTACTGTTCTCCATGA
- the LOC141343417 gene encoding leukocyte elastase inhibitor-like, which produces MEILSAANTQFSLNLFKKINEGDASKNVFYSPISISSALAMVSLGAKGNTAAQMFKVLGFNNPAQPAPGQQTEEQIHSSFNQLMSELNKPGVPYALSLANRLYGEQSYQFVEKFLNDAKRYYEAGLEKVDFIKESDAVRVDINKWVEKNTQEKIKNLLPNGSINALTRLVLVNAIYFKGNWEKKFPKDATRDGQFKLNKTQTKPVKMMQKTSTFPLASIPEMDSQVLELPYVGKNLSMLIILPNEIQDETTGLQKLEKALTYEKLMEWTKPEVMHQEEVEVSLPRFKMEQTYDMKSLLIGMGMEDVFDEMKVNLSGMSPNNDLVLTKVIHKAFVEVNEEGTEAAAATYIEMKDCLRIPLVFNADHPFLFFIRHNPTKSILFYGRYCSP; this is translated from the exons ATGGAGATTTTGTCTGCAGCAAACACACAGTTCTCTCTAAACCTGTTTAAGAAGATCAATGAAGGAGATGCATCAAAAAATGTGTTCTACTCTCCAATCAGCATCTCCTCAGCTCTGGCCATGGTGTCACTCGGAGCAAAAGGAAACACAGCCGCACAGATGTTTAAG GTCCTGGGTTTTAACAATCCTGCTCAGCCTGCACCTGGACAACAAACTGAGGAGCAAATTCATTCCAGCTTCAACCAGCTCATGAGTGAACTGAACAAACCAGGAGTCCCGTATGCACTGAGTCTTGCCAACCGCCTCTACGGGGAGCAATCCTACCAGTTTGTTGAG AAATTCCTTAATGATGCAAAAAGATACTATGAAGCCGGACTGGAGAAGGTGGACTTCATAAAGGAATCAGATGCTGTACGTGTCGACATCAACAAATGGGTGGAGAAAAACACTCAAG AAAAGATCAAGAACTTGCTCCCGAACGGATCCATCAATGCATTGACGAGACTGGTCTTGGTGAACGCCATCTACTTCAAGGGGAACTGGGAGAAGAAATTCCCAAAGGATGCCACCAGAGATGGTCAGTTCAAGCTGAACAAG ACTCAAACTAAACCAGTGAAGATGATGCAAAAGACATCAACCTTTCCTCTGGCCTCAATACCAGAGATGGACAGTCAGGTTCTGGAGCTGCCGTATGTTGGGAAGAATCTCAGTATGTTGATCATCCTTCCTAATGAGATTCAAGACGAAACCACTGGCCTTCAGAAG CTTGAAAAGGCTCTGACCTACGAGAAGCTCATGGAGTGGACCAAACCTGAAGTCATGCATCAAGAAGAAGTTGAAGTATCTCTGCCCAGATTCAAGATGGAGCAAACCTATGACATGAAGAGTCTTCTGATCGGCATGGGAATGGAGGATGTTTTCGATGAAATGAAGGTGAATCTTTCAGGCATGTCGCCCAACAATGACCTGGTGCTGACGAAGGTGATTCATAAAGCCTTCGTTGAAGTAAACGAGGAAGGAACCGAAGCGGCTGCAGCCACCTACATTGAAATGAAGGATTGTCTGAGGATCCCACTGGTCTTTAACGCAGATCATCCGTTCCTCTTCTTCATCCGACACAATCCAACCAAGAGCATTCTGTTTTATGGACGCTACTGTTCTCCATGA
- the LOC141343418 gene encoding leukocyte elastase inhibitor-like: MEILSAANTQFSLNLFKKINEGDASKNVFYSPISISSALAMVSLGAKGNTAAQMFKVLGFNNPAQPAPGQQTEEQIHSSFNQLMSELNKPGVPYALSLANRLYGEQSYQFVEKFLNDAKRYYEAGLEKVDFIKESDAVRVDINKWVEKNTQEKIKNLLPNGSINALTRLVLVNAIYFKGNWEKKFPKDATVDGQFKLNKTQTKPVKMMQKTSTFPLASIPEMDSQVLELPYVGKNLSMLIILPNEIQDETTGLQKLEKALTYEKLMEWTKPEVMHQEVVQVSLPRFKMEETYDMKSLLIRMGMEDVFDEMKVNLSGMSPNNDLVLTKVIHKAFVEVNEEGTEAAAATGVVSRLMCFRIPLVFNADHPFLFFIRHNPTKSILFYGRYCSP; encoded by the exons ATGGAGATTTTGTCTGCAGCAAACACACAGTTCTCTCTAAACCTGTTTAAGAAGATCAATGAAGGAGATGCATCAAAAAATGTGTTCTACTCTCCAATCAGCATCTCCTCAGCTCTGGCCATGGTGTCACTCGGAGCAAAAGGAAACACAGCCGCACAGATGTTTAAG GTCCTGGGTTTTAACAATCCTGCTCAGCCTGCACCTGGACAACAAACTGAGGAGCAAATTCATTCCAGCTTCAACCAGCTCATGAGTGAACTGAACAAACCAGGAGTCCCGTATGCATTGAGTCTTGCCAACCGCCTCTACGGGGAGCAATCCTACCAGTTTGTTGAG AAATTCCTTAATGATGCAAAAAGATACTATGAAGCCGGACTGGAGAAGGTGGACTTCATAAAGGAATCAGATGCTGTACGTGTCGACATCAACAAATGGGTGGAGAAAAACACTCAAG AAAAGATCAAGAACTTGCTCCCGAACGGATCCATCAATGCATTGACGAGACTGGTCTTGGTGAACGCCATCTACTTCAAGGGGAACTGGGAGAAGAAATTCCCAAAGGATGCCACCGTAGATGGTCAGTTCAAGCTGAACAAG ACTCAAACTAAACCAGTGAAGATGATGCAAAAGACATCAACCTTTCCTCTGGCCTCAATACCAGAGATGGACAGTCAGGTTCTGGAGCTGCCGTATGTTGGGAAGAATCTCAGTATGTTGATCATCCTTCCTAACGAGATTCAAGACGAAACCACTGGCCTTCAGAAG CTTGAAAAGGCTCTGACCTACGAGAAGCTCATGGAGTGGACTAAACCTGAAGTCATGCATCAAGAAGTTGTTCAAGTATCTCTGCCCAGATTCAAGATGGAGGAAACCTATGACATGAAGAGTCTTCTGATCAGAATGGGAATGGAGGATGTTTTCGATGAAATGAAGGTGAATCTTTCAGGCATGTCGCCCAACAACGACCTGGTGCTGACGAAGGTGATTCATAAAGCCTTTGTTGAAGTAAACGAGGAAGGAACCGAAGCGGCTGCAGCCACCGGCGTTGTTTCGAGGCTAATGTGTTTTAGGATCCCACTGGTCTTTAACGCAGATCATCCGTTCCTCTTCTTCATCCGACACAATCCAACCAAGAGCATTCTGTTTTATGGACGCTACTGTTCTCCATGA